A segment of the Elaeis guineensis isolate ETL-2024a chromosome 6, EG11, whole genome shotgun sequence genome:
GAAATGCAATACTTTCCATGCATGCTTACAAGAAAACAGAAAGAAGGCCCACATAGAACATTATATCACTGGAGGTCATGTTTTAACAGACTACACACACAACAAAGAACATCGGTCATGTAGTGTAACTCTAAGATACATTCCCAATGAAACAAATGCTACAATTTACCAGTCAAAGAAATCCTACAGAGATACAAAGCATAAGAGCCCATTGTCGGAGTTGCTTCTTGATACTTACCAGGGTACTGAATTAGGGCCTGAAATCCAGCATTCTTCTCAAAAATAGCAATCTTCTGAACAGTGCCAAATGCAGAAAAGAcctgtcaattttttttcaaaaaaaaaaaaaaaacagaaattaGTGGGAGTTGCATTTCagcattcttaatttgattagcagATGGAAGTGAATGAGTTACCATGTAAAGAACATCAATAGTAATAGCATACTGCATATTTTCAACTGTTGCAAGAATAACATTGCTCTCTGGTTCTTGCTTCATACCATCCTGACCAAAACCAAGCTGCATTGATGATAGAGAAATATAAGAGTACAATGTTTGGCATCAATCATGGTGTTACTTAAATGAAAAATAGATCACCTACTGCCAGTTGACTTGCCTGTCCACTAACATCCATAGCTGATGGAGCAACGGGAAGGAAAGGATTTGTGTAGTCCCTGATGAAAATGACATCAGCAACCACAAGTAAAAAGGGCAACATACTAAAATTCATATGGTACAAAGCTTAAAGGAGGGAGAGAGCTATTGGTATGTGACCGCATCTACATTTATATGTCGATTCCTAGAACCAAaggagaaacataaaaaaaaaattcttttctgaAATAAGCCCTTTGTGTGGCATtagattggaaaaaaaaaaaaaaaaacctaatatCTACAACTAGCATGCAGAATTTATGGTGTTAAATGTTGATAGAATAATTGTGCATGGAAGCTAGACCTTGACTtgccaaagaagaaaaaattgcaaTGCTTAAAGGGCTTGGATAACCATATTTATTGTATCAGAAATAGAGATACTTTTTGCATAACAAGTCTGGACTAGCGTTTTAATTGTGAAAATATAGGAaactaccacatttgaaatatgTGCCAAATAACCTCATATAGCACTAATATGAAGCACACCTATCTCCAAGGCCTTCTAATGAATCAAGTTCTAGGCCTTTGATTGAAAAGTTTCACTTTTCCCATATGCAGTCAGCTAAATAAATGTTCAATAAGGAATATATCACTTGACATATCATTCATTTcaccaaatttctcaaaaataCAACATCTAATGGAATTTTTGATGCACTTGTTTACAGAATCAAAGTTTTTACTCATGCAAGTAAAAAGACTTTACAAATCTATCTGATTAGTTAAATGTAGGAATGGCAGTTACAGGTGCACAGAATGCATGGTTATATGCCAATTTAGAAACgaacaaaataaggaaaaaaaatgaatgtTGTATGATCAGCAGTAGAAGTCCAAAATATCACTATTCTGATGAAGACTGATGTCTCGATATCAACACAAAATGGCTCATGTTGCCAATATAAAACTGAACCTCGAATCTGTCCAGTTGGCAAATACTAAATGagaagataaggggttggtccttttttttttttcttttcctttttttaattttggggggggggggggtgggggggctgAGGGAGAGCTTTTTTGGGGTCATTACCAAACACAGACTTTGCATTCCAACAAAATGAGATACGATATTTCATATACCCAAAGGCATGAAATTAAGTTGATGATCTCAGCATTAGCCCACCAGGACAAAAAAGAACTTGATATGTTTTAAAGAATTGCATGCttcaaaatcaaaatttcaaCATTAAATCTAGCTCATCTGGTTCGTAAAGGCACTTCAAATGGAAAGGCCTTGCTTGAAGAAATTTGTGCAAAATTTTCCTAAATGTTCTCTCAAAGAATCAACAAGGTGTTAATTTCAGTTACCTGCTCCTGTGACTCTGAAACTTCACATTCAAATCTGTATGTGCAGAAAAAGTTATCCTCAGGGTGCAAGGCCCAACATGCTCTTGAAGCAAGTATCTGCATGTaaagcatgaaaaaaaaaatttaaaaccttttttttgtttttcccaAGGAAAGCATTTCTAAATATAATATTGCCTACGCCACCTAGGAATACTCCTTCCATCCAGGGCATTTTTTGCTGTAGATGCAGTTTCAGAATCAGAAAATTGAACTAGCGCCTGTATGCAAGAGAATACATCCATTATAACATAAAAAAGAAAAGCACATTCTAATATAGTCATGGATAGGATATGCCGGAAACAGTACCTGGAAACCTGCTGTTTTTTCAAAGGTAGCAATCTTATTAACAAATCCAAAAGCCGAGAAAACCTACAATGCAACATTTTTTAAATCATATCAAAAGGACTCAGTAGATGACTTTGTAAAAGGTTAAAAAAGAAGTTTCTTTCCCTAACTTCACAAAAAGGGTCAGCACATATTTACAGAAAAAATGGGCTGTACAAAACTTAATGTGTACATAGACATTAGTATGGAAGTGCAGGCAGCAGTGATGTAAGATTCAGCCAAAGCAGCACATCAATGGgagaaatgaaataaaaaataagtacATGGATGCCTTATAAGAGTGATGAGTATGgtacacacacaaaaagaaagatTTCCCTCACAAGCtgatacttaaaaaaaaaatattgatctaGCATACATCTTCATAACTTGTGGTTCGAGACTCATATTTCCTTGCAACTATAATCATATTTGCTCTTCTTATTTGTTCCTGATATCATAGATCTTTTTGATTTTCAAGGGCATGACAGCAACAAGCCGCATATAATTATCAAATGAGCACTAGCCAACTTCTTCTAAGAAGCCGAGAAAATGTACAAGATAAATTTACCAAAATAGTGTTTATGCGACAGGAGATGTAAGAAACTCTTTGAGATTGAAAGGCAATGCAAACAACTTATAACTAAGGGTTGTAGGAACTTCAACAACCCACCTATATCAAGCTTTGTCAGGGCATGAGGTTTCTATTTCATTGAGAGTCAAATCTTAAAGACAGATCTTTCAATGCCCTTAATATATAGCTTAGGTTTCAACACAAAGTACATTGTTGCTTTTCGATTTTGCTTTTGGGGGAAGATACTCTTGTTATATCAATGTCCATCTTTGTGTTATTTGGTCATGGTTTCCAACACATCTGCTGACCAGTTTTACAACTCTTTGTTCTCCATCCAGTTCTTTGTTGGTGCCAGCTTAACTCAATAGAAGTATCCAGATACAACCAACATATCTCCAACAATAGTCAGCACAACTAAAATTTTGCATTCAACCACTAACCTCACATCAGTTGTGCCATGGGGGGCATTATGCATACATACACAACATTTCAGGCCATAGGGTTGGCATTTTTCCATGTCCACACTCAACTGACCATGTGTCTTGAAGCCAACTCATCTTCTGATTTTCTTGCCTTCCCACTCTCGCATCACCAACTACAAAACATTTCACGATTTGATATTTTGTTACATTATCTCATGCGATTGATAGACCTCACACATAGACACCTGCTAATAAGGAACAAAAAGGGCTCTCAACACTTTCTTTATATCCTTggtgattcaaatttgatttagtttttatgagtttcaaaatcaaaattaacTATAAAACACATTATAGTCAATTGAAATTTGGAGTTGTTTATATTGGAACAAACATTGTGAAGGTCCATATCTGCATTATAAATTCATATAGACAAATTAGTTTAGTTGGCCATTGTCTACAGCAAATCTAAAAAGGCTAAAAATACATGTGCATCATCTACTTTTACAACTGTTGCCTAATGCTAATGTGAATATACAATTTAACTGCTTGAATGATAAAATGAGTATTCACAGTTAATATATGCTACATTAGACCAAAAGGTTAGAAAACAACAAAAAATTATTAGCACATATGTTTTTCCTAAGGAAGAAACAAAAAGCTTATTGTTAGAGGCATGAGAATAAGATTACTTAATTGCACCAATTCTACTAAGAAGAATCAAAGTTGTATATATAGCATGTAAAACAGAGGAAATCATTgtcaatggaaaaaaaaaaaaaagtttaatgtTGCTAAAAACAGGGATGTCTAAAAAAGGGTCTGGAGAAGGATGAGGGATAGGGAGGAGAGAAGAAAGCAAACAGCCTAAAACTACAGAAGGGAAGGAAGAGGAGAAGGGTGAAGGGGCAGTGGTAAGCAAGGGAGAGGAGACAAACACACATGCGCTTTCTCCCAATGCAGTAGGCTGTCATCGAAGATGATTCCCTGACATAGGCCTGCTGATCCATTTAGATTGGTGTCAAAGAACAATCATAAGCTACTCATAGAGAACTCTATCATAATCATTATCATCCTGTGAATGAAAATGAGCTTTTATAAACAATTAAGCCCTTTGCCCCTCGTAACAAGAAAGGTCATGATTTTCTTACCACATGTAGAACATCAATGCTGACATCACCCGCTTCAACACCCTCAATTGTAACTAGCAATACATTGCTTGGAACATCCCCTGTAGTTTTGTTATTGACGATTTCTTGCCTGTTGGAGTATTGAAGGTAGACGGTTTTTCCACGTAGCTGTGCCGGTTCTGCTGATGAAGCATAATATGAAATCATTGCGATCGCTTGATTTAAATCTGCCTGCAAGAAGAAAATATGAGCACAGCAGAAAAATTCACAAACTGACCAAACAAGAAGATCGCAGAATGGTGATAACTGCACAACACTCACAAATTCAATAAATGCCTGATTCCGGTTAGCTCCAACATTGCACTTTGTATTTACAATCTTACCAAATGGCTTTCCTAATTCAATTAGTTCTTCCTCAGTACACTCCCATGGTAGGTTTCTCAGATGAATTACTTTAGATGGTGGTTGCGTGTTGCGGAACTGGGGCTGACTGGAGGCAGAAGCCATCATGCCTCTGCTGCAAACAATGAAACTGTAATTATTCAGCAAAAACAAACTGATATTAATGCTTCTATGCATGGGCTTTCCTCCACAGATATCTCAAAAAGCTTACTAGATAATACATAAAACtggcttttcatcacaaaagagcAAAGAAAATAGAACATTATAAAAGAAGATcatatcataatcatctaaaacatAAAAGGTCAATGGCAATATTGCTCATTTGCAATCTGTCATATGACAAATTACTTCACAAAATTGATTGTCACTAATGTTTCTCAGTATGTGCATACATTAATGACAATAAGGATTTGTAGGACTCATCTATTGTGTAATTAAGACAGGTAAATTGGATAAAATAGAATCACAATTATAATTAATATCTGTCAATTATGTTGTGTATCATGCCGTTATCTCAGAACAGAAAAGATCATTTGTAGtagtttttgaaaaaggttgaggGATGAAAAGGCAGGGATAGAAAAGAGTGGTGCTATTAGGGAGATCAACAACAAAAATTCCCAGGAATGCAGGGATGCCCAAGAACTGCCGTTTAAAAGGATCTGACCTCCCTATTTTTTCAGGATACAGAGTGACTTGGCCACCTCTAACTGAACAACTTCGTTCTTTACCTGTATGTATGCTCCTTCTCACCTTTGGTTTGTGCCAAGGATAACTTCTGGAAATGACATGCAGACAAACTGacgagtccatacattattggaACAAAAATTTTCTTATCATTGCTGCTAAAAATGAATTGCTTTTTCCACCATCAGACCATTACAACAATGCTTATAAGATATACCTCACCTCTTTGCATAACATTTTCAAGAATGAACTCATCAAGAAGTTCCATGCCTATTCTTACTTAAATCATGCTATGAGCACACAAATAAGTATGAGAACAACAGATCAAAAGTATCAAAAAATTCTAAGAATTGGCCCTTCAAAACATCGTAAAAACTTCGAGCACAAAAGCACACCTGCTGTTATACTCCCAAGAGACATTCACAAATTGTCTTTTTACATTCAGAAGCATTCAATAGGAAAGCTAGCTGCTTAAACTCAGACTTCAGCTGTGTTATCCGGACACTTCAAATTTTAGGTTCTTTGATGTGCTGGACACTTGGGACCGCTGAACTATCCTGAATCGATTGGTTTGGGGCATGCTGAACTGTACTGGCAGCCGGCCAGCACAATTCCAATGTAAAAAATGGTACATCGATgaggagggagaagaaaagaaaaagagagagcggggagagaaggagaggaagtGTCGGATAGGCCACCGGAGGCCGTTGGAGGCCTGCCGAGGCCTTCGGAGCTCCACCCTCCTCTGTGGAGAGGAAATGGAGAGGAAatggagagagatagagagagagggagagagagagaggaacagAGGGAGGGGGTTGTCGGAGATGCTGATGGTGGCTGTCGGAGGACCGCAGAGGCCGTTAGAGGTCAGGATCCTCCTCTCCGACCTCCATCAGGTCGAAATAGGGGCGACCACCCCCATCTCGatcatgattttttatttttttatgatcctTAGTGAAGTCGGCACCATCGTTGGAGGGCCGTGGAGGCCCCCTCCCTCCATTCatctctctccctcctttctctctatctctctttggTTCTTCCCCTCTCCCGCTTACTTTACCATGTCGGTTCGGGCCCAATATAGGGATATACCAAACTGCACTACCGGCCAACCAGCATGGGGTCTGCTTTTGGCATAGCGAACCTTGTCATCACACTCTCTAACACTTCCTACCATCAAATCATTATGTTATCATCACTACATATCCACTTTAGAGAGGTATCAATTCTAATGTAACAATTACTAAttgttttatcaaattttatgaacCTAACAAACATAGGTCTAGCTCACTATTAATCATATGTTACAGCAATATATATTTAGAGATACATATGTATAAGACATAGACATGTCCCCATGTCCGATTTTAAAAGATTCCTATGTTGGATTATTCTCATTCTTAGACCTAAACACCTGGCACCCTTTCTGAGTAAAATTGGACCTCAATCCACAATTGACCTTTCTAGTTGCCAACATAGTAAAATATGTCAATACTAACTATATAGActcttcaaattttatttataaacacTCAAAACTACTCTAGGCCAAGTCCGTAAAAATAGTCTGCCAGATCATTTGAACTTATCTTTCTTATATATCACAGCTCCCTCTATTCACTATGGTCCATTTCCCAAGCAAATCTCGTTTCCTTTTTCTCATCCTCTAACTCCCAACCTCTCTTCTATTTACCTGGAGAGACTTGTGTGCCAATTAACAGATATACGATTATATCAAGATTATACAAAaaatgcatatattaataggttaGTATAGAAATCAGCTTTCATATATGTATGCAGAAGCTATGATTAAGACGCGTACACTTGCAAGGAAGATGACATTTGAACAATGACGGGAACGGCAAAAGTTTGATGAAATTTCaccaatataaaatatttatcctTTTATGTTTAGTGCATGAACATCAGCCAAGCCCTCGCTTAAATTCTCATATAAGCTCCCATCAGAATCGAACTTCAATTGTTGATCCTATCAAATCAGGGCATAATGGGAAGGGTTAATTGGACGCTATGTAACATAAACCAGACGTTCAATCTTTCCGGGTCTTAGCTAAGAAATAGTTTATTCCTTAAGGCCTAAGTAATTCTTCAATAAAATGCATTAACATATTTCACAAAAagctttttctctctccttttttttttttttcctttttcctctcCTCGCTCGATCTCCAGAATCTTGATGCGGATTATCTCATAACAAGCAGCACAATCTAAAAAACTACAAAAGGATAGGCAAAAGAGGGGGAACCCAATCTTGTCAATACAGCGATATTGAGGGTCCCGTGAAGAACGATGTGCATAAATAATTTCAGATATAAAAGCTCTATTACAAAATCCATGGTACCAccagaaatataaaaagaagagaacaaattaaaaaataatgcaTGAAAAAAAATTCTCCCACCGGTGTCAAGATCCAATTGGAAGAATGATAAAGAGAATTCGAAGAAAAACACCAGAAATAAGGCAGATTAAAGTGCAAAGTAAGGAATGAGGGATACCTCAAGCAAATTTACGGCCGGCTTGGAGCGAGAGAGAGCGATCGGGAGAACGACGGAAGAGTGGATGAGAGATTCTTGAAACCGCCTTCGTTCTTGGTCCGGTTACCGAAAGGGCTAGGTTTAgggtttatttttataattttttagacgGGGTTATAATATGGCCGCGCGACAGCGGCGGAAACGATGACGTGGCAACTTCGCACGCTGGTCTCGAATCGTTTTGATGGCGTAGCGGTCCAGAGGACCCGAGATTGAACCCAAAGGTGGGCCCGATGCTGTCCGACTAAGTCAACCagaagagtaattctttgtatgTCACATGTGATATAGCAAAAATATATCATTCTATCTTATCAGACTatataactattattttttaatatatatttaatatctataattttattttttatttaaaattttaaataataaaaatattctcttttttttaaaaaaattatgacattctgtgatcATATTAGGACATcttatgatcaaattatgacttcctacacaACAGAAagtaaaaatgcaaataaatcagGTTGACCCATGATCCGATTTGATCCGCTCCACATAGGTTTGatctgaactattttaaaagactaGTAGATCCGGATGGGGTTCTAAAATAGATTGTTCAATTTTTGAGTCGAATCTGGATTTACTGAATTTTGACCTGACCCAACCCGTAAAGACTTTGAATTGATTTGGATCTTGAAATAACTGACCCAGCCAGACCCGACCTGAACCCAATACAAGACCTTGCCATGATTACTTACTTTGGTttagctctcttttttttttattaaatttcaaatatctactcctttttattttttttatttctctgtTTGTTTTCATAATTACAATTCTCCGCTCTTTAGAAAATGGTCTTTTTAAACTTATATTTCTACTACACCATCAACCCCATTCAAGGttttaaatatatatcaaaaaaaaatatgatgaaagtAGAATTAGATATTTATTCGTCTAACATTTAAAAGTGATAGAAATATactaatttaaaaatagataaaatagaaCTCCCTGACTTTCTTCTATCTTCATTTGCCTAGACTTTCCATACAGATTGGAAAAGAACCAAGATTCTATTAATTAAAGTTATTGGCTATCATCACTAGCTTTTCAAATTATACAAACATCTtggtatttatttttatatgctCTTTAATTAGGCCTTGATGCTTATTTTAGCTTCATAGGCTACATCAGAAACATCAACAAGAATAAGAACATAAGTAGAACTAGATATAGGTTAAAAATAAGTAATAGATTCAGCATTTAAATGATAGTCTGAAAATTGGTGCATAAACTAATAATAAAGAGCACATACTAAAGAAAAGCAAGTCCTCAAGTGGTGTTGCTACATAAAATAATGCCATGACAATCCTTATTTGGTACTTATTGAGCTTGTTATTTATAACCTAGATCCAAACCCACTCGAATCCAGACTGAATTGGACCCATATTTAATGGATTGGGGCTTGGATTATATATAGATCTGATCCAACCCGAATGACCGTTGGATTAAGAAATTTGATCATAGATCCGACTCGATCCGATCTTCTATTAGGCTGAGTTTGGATCCAATGTTCAAACCAATCAAGGAACTAGATAGGATTGGGATCATTCATGATCCGACCTGACCCGACTTATTTGCATCCTtattagaaagtcataatttttttttcaaaagtcataaagagagaaggatattttcatcattgaaaatttatgaaatttttaaatatgaAAGTGCCCCTCTCTTTCTTATGACATCGTGTGGCCAAATTATAACTTACTGTCgtgcaagaagttataatttgatcgtaagatgtcataatatggctataggatgtcataaattctttttaaaagagaaaaatatttttgttaattaaaattttaaacaaaaaagtgaaactgcagatattaaatatgtGTTAGAAAGTGGTGGCTGCGTGATTGGGGTGGTGTATTTTTGCTGCACCGCATATAGTGAACAAAGATTTTCTCCAATCGGATAGACCCGTTAAATTGAAGGTGCATCTGGGTGCGGCCCACCAGGTCCAAATATTAAATCAGAACTAATAGGTCAAGAAAAAAAGTGTAGTGATTGGATCGATTAGTATTGGCTCTAAATTTGGACACGGAGTTGGTTTAGACAAAAGACTCAAAACGATAGAGATATATGAGAGTAATTTTTTGTACACCGCATATGGTGTACAAAAAATATATTGCTCTGTCTAATTGGGCCACGTAGTCAttatttttcaatatgcatttaatgcttgtagttctgctttttcgtttgaaattttgaatgatgaaaatatctcttctcttcagagaaaattatgacatcctgtgaccaTGTTATAATATTCtgcagtcaaattatgacttcgtaTTCATAATTTGACTACACGATGTCATAAAgaaggaatgatattttcatcatttaaaaatttataaattttcaatgacgaaaatgttcctctttttttatatcttttagaaaaaattattacTTTCTGCATGCAGTAAGTCATAATTTGGccttaggatgtcataatatagccactagatgtcataatttttttaaaaaaaagagatatttttgttatttaaaattttaaatgaaaaaatagaactgtAGAAATTAAATGCACATTGGAAAGCGATAGCTATGTGCTCTAATATAGTTAAATGGTGTGCTCCACATCGTGTTTGGATAGTTTTATATAATTGGGCTGAAAATTCTGTTGGAAGAAATGGTAACATGGAAGTGCATTATTTGCTTACTTTGTTTATGCCAGtttcaaaataaatttgataatagGAAGAAAAAGCTTACAAAACTTACCTACCCAAGGAACAAGGTTTttcctattttttataaatattaagttATAGGAATATGCTTAGTTGAAGATGTCTTTAATATAGTTAATTTTAATCATCAGAGGTAGACATAGTAGAATTTAGCATGTGTAGTTGATGAGACAAGTTTGCAttgtaatagaaaaaaataatgttgCTTTAACCCTATTAGCAAAAAGCAGAAAGCGTGGCGATGGACCGTGGGGTGGATTAGTGTGGTTGAAGTAGTAGTTTTGGATCACAAAAAACCTCAACTTAATGCCCGActcatttattttatataaacatATACTTATTCAGCAATCCATTTAAATTTTCaccattaataatatatataactataAAGTAAAGCAAAATATGGGGTTCAAATATCACAAacaagaaaattaaattaaacttcGGATATATCAATCATGATAGATTTAGAATTTTAGGATATATAATAGTCATGAATCAATTAAGGTCAAAACTAGCTAAAATGCAACTTTATATCCTGGCATCTGATGGACTAGTCTGTCCGTCACTCACTATAGCTTGTTTTCCAGGCGAACCGAATTAAATGAAAAAAGTTAGGGACTACCAACTATGTGAGGTGTGGGAGTTGGCTGGTTCTTAACGGCATCACTGTAGGTGATCTATTGTATCCAGGGGCCAAACTTAAACCTACCCATTTATGGTCGGATTGATATCGGATCGGTAGAAACATCATGCATTTAGCTGACTTGTTTTTTTCACTGCTCTAGATTGAAAATTGGCAATGGATAAC
Coding sequences within it:
- the LOC105047569 gene encoding polypyrimidine tract-binding protein homolog 1 produces the protein MMASASSQPQFRNTQPPSKVIHLRNLPWECTEEELIELGKPFGKIVNTKCNVGANRNQAFIEFADLNQAIAMISYYASSAEPAQLRGKTVYLQYSNRQEIVNNKTTGDVPSNVLLVTIEGVEAGDVSIDVLHVVFSAFGFVNKIATFEKTAGFQALVQFSDSETASTAKNALDGRSIPRYLLQEHVGPCTLRITFSAHTDLNVKFQSHRSRDYTNPFLPVAPSAMDVSGQLGFGQDGMKQEPESNVILATVENMQYAITIDVLYMVFSAFGTVQKIAIFEKNAGFQALIQYPDIRTARTAKESLEGHCIYGGGFCKLHLTYSHHTNLNVKINNDRGRDYTGGNTATMSNQPSILGPQPIPGLGGTAPYNSVPYPPPNAMIEPQPGASWDTGAGTVSPLPAQLQNQMYMHQGAMPPGVGPQMMPLPGQGSQLGPPPPGMSPQVVPLPGQGSQQGTMPGMGPQTRMMQLPGQGSQQRAMPPGMSTQMMQFPDQGGQQFPMPFSLPYGR